In Tachysurus fulvidraco isolate hzauxx_2018 chromosome 3, HZAU_PFXX_2.0, whole genome shotgun sequence, a single window of DNA contains:
- the pogzb gene encoding uncharacterized protein pogzb isoform X2, whose protein sequence is MEEADLFMECEEEELEPWQQMNRDELFDSPDTDESMPVGAVTPPVSKPVVFSSISSVSTNMNTVPLFTNPSLPAGISKGTPGQQLFLTQGARGLTPVALSQVILPCTSPGVSAGSSQPIYLTTQGIPVQNIQSGQSPLSIVLNVQQGQTVRPITLVQAPGTPGLFKSAMGTTQIITPQSQIRSIAPVVNRGQMPGSFTTMQIPATLTIQNTVPANQPRAMSVPSSQLSTELKPLPINTQTKIVAVRPGGSNLDMQNLMNIVNTVNIAPGTQPQTIVVMSNQKANGSSSAAIQTALPVAQSNIVEGTSVSSLSFTCPRCGAQFKMLEALRGHMCFCCPDMTHKSVKRESPKRVEQKQSGPLMKIKTEGIMNPGEHQSRIVMLVDDFYYGTYEGNREYVPTDNVKETLSFRCFTCGKKQKNNIRLMNHMKLHVDMEQQNGEHTSCPHCYRQFPTPFRLQCHVESVHCNLESTTRCKICEWSFESEPVFLQHMKNTHKPGEMPYVCQLCQYRSSFYSDVHSHFCTWHEDTRYLLCIYCLKVFKNSGTYQQHFARHQKTSVYHCNKCRLQFLFTKEKVDHKVNHHKTFRKPTTLEGLQAGTKVTIRACPVHKKTTGLTGHKTIKDTERRISTTQPNQTATEQKPMVAQSSGHAKKQITKMYGFLTKFQEYRALLGRQRCVECTFDIPDFANHYPTYVHCSLCTYSTCCSRAYANHMINNHVSSRTPKARSKKGSLSWLKLTCVWCNYKTSQGDLMAKHLAQFPNHSRCVFSLKECLETDIEFCQVEEEEEEEKVEGANDVEAKPDWLSMENWSVPSDGGSVPEFTDSSGPQHSMSKSSDVLEYFQLLFPDILMEQIAKETNAYAEYQRYVGRGDPTWQSLTSEEVKGFIGLSILMGLQVLPEPDMYWSWEHYHGCSTFYRTMSAARFKQVSLHIRMNSMLEKEDHHNGDKLSFFQPMLKTLETSMRKAYKPNKCLTIDRTLLRSHENAADREKCRNSQPQIWLLCDSKSGYCHKMLILTKQKKNKDLGSLVVPYLVKGLESRHHQIFMSSLLASIPLMKELHKKNIYCSSSSSTCSTVLPREFWDQPALKNTGDYVQFEHPPVLVTRWKDAKEMVCISTNAVAGQPDKVWRRSTSKAGELATISRPLVFKLLQDNMRGVDICSQLLACNQLGGLVLDTNWRRLFWFFVNLSIINSFIVLRETRKGNPPTWLQGGHFSQANYRKRLGYQLAKCAERQALQKEMNSDQLHQQRHEGNPEIGSVEPMRQHTSAMQDTITPTNFSDSLALEDTSGINEDVDQELAPLGSSDSEMETDDSSQQEPVEIRDEHKGKESAAKPNSPISIKETEDMLSPHQLRIILFALCSGIQKAAKDMSTEPQLIRTWLQEKEKRLDCESQDSNSGEAVEHLVEWVLVQREQQNPIREEIFFQKASEIHNQINQNSSFCISYDWAVTFMLQHKLGLHNNEMPCHQLPSRMEENCRDFTEFVHRQIKTHNVPLSAVGAMDELSIFVDFDQIVNSSGSSKDSAFQLEGTGKPWMNIYLSVLADGTLLPTMLFIKGTSLDSYSKELSDLVQIKARVEGFSEKEELEIWSANVWQRYLNSHNENKAMLVIDGHHSHMTEGFLSTLNGTQTLPMVIPSGCSSHRQPLEMCVRPVLKKFLLCRWSHLVIQNRTGEMKPEGLVHLLVSWLEEALACCAGRPQVIQHSFCHSRLITNQEECNMDTDAQLKLVNTLTEAMLGPEAINSVSKEEAIEKHVEGILEKREKVINGNKSVVEQAEREILGETEKEGRTGSERMETKQQALATMNEGLEVSSETSKCSPLLPDNSSQSQAVHHVDEREELLEPCQDLVTTQTDVGSSC, encoded by the exons ATGGAGGAAGCGGATTTGTTTATGGAgtgtgaggaggaggagctggAGCCATGGCAACAGATGAATCGGGATGAACTTTTTGATTCACCTGATACTGATGAAAGTATGCCCGTGGGAGCTGTAACTCCACCTGTGTCCAAACCAGTTGTGTTTTCCAGCATTTCATCTGTCAGCACTAATATGAATACTGTCCCATTGTTCACCAATCcat CTTTACCTGCAGGCATCTCTAAAGGTACACCAGGGCAGCAGTTGTTTCTGACCCAAGGTGCTAGAGGATTGACACCTGTGGCTTTGTCCCAGGTGATACTGCCTTGCACTTCTCCTGGTGTCAGTGCTGGTAGCAGCCAGCCCATCTACCTGAccacacag GGTATCCCTGTCCAGAATATCCAGTCTGGCCAAAGCCCACTGAGCATTGTATTAAATGTCCAGCAAGGCCAAACAGTTCGCCCCATTACTCTGGTCCAAg CACCTGGTACACCCGGACTTTTTAAATCAGCAATGGGAACAACTCAAATTATTACTCCACAATCTCAAATAAGGTCAATAGCTCCGGTAGTGAACCGTGGACAGATGCCAGGCTCCTTCACTACCATGCAGATTCCTGCCACCCTCACTATCCAAAACACTGTTCCAGCCAACCAGCCCAGAGCAATGTCTGTCCCAAGCTCCCAGCTTTCCACAGAACTAAAACCGCTACCCATTAACACTCAGACTAAAATTG TGGCTGTTAGACCAGGAGGCAGCAACTTAGACATGCAGAATCTGATGAACATTGTGAACACAGTCAACATTGCTCCTGGGACTCAGCCTCAGACCATTGTTGTCATGAGCAATCAGAAGGCTAATGGTTCTAGCTCTGCTGCTATCCAGACAGCTCTTCCTGTAGCTCAGAGCAACATTGTGGAAG gTACTTCTGTGTCATCTTTATCCTTCACTTGTCCACGATGTGGAGCCCAGTTCAAAATGTTGGAGGCACTCCGGGGACATATGTGT TTCTGCTGTCCAGACATGACTCACAAAAGTGTAAAGAGAGAATCACCCAAGCGTGTAGAACAAAAGCAGAGTGGCCCCctcatgaaaataaagactgAAGGCATCATGAATCCAGGAGAACATCAGTCCAGGATTGTTATGTTGGTGGATGACTTCTATTATGGAACCTATGAGGGCAATCGGGAATATGTGCCCACAGACAACGTAAAAGAAACTTTATCATTCAGATGCTTCACCTGTGGCAAGAAGCAGAAGAACAATATCAG GCTCATGAACCACATGAAGTTACATGTAGACATGGAACAGCAGAATGGAGAACACACATCTTGCCCGCACTGTTATCGCCAGTTTCCAACCCCGTTTCGCCTTCAGTGTCACGTGGAGAGCGTCCATTGCAATTTAGAATCAACTA CCAGGTGTAAAATCTGTGAGTGGTCTTTTGAGAGTGAGCCTGTTTTCCTGCAGCACATGAAGAATACTCATAAACCCGGAGAAATGCCATACGTCTGTCAG CTCTGCCAGTATAGATCTTCATTCTACTCTGATGTGCACAGTCACTTTTGCACGTGGCACGAGGACACCCGCTACCTGCTGTGCATTTACTGTCTGAAGGTCTTTAAGAACTCTGGTACATATCAGCAGCACTTTGCCCGCCATCAG AAAACTTCCGTTTACCATTGTAACAAATGCAGACTTCAGTTTCTCTTCACAAAAGAGAAAGTTGATCATAAAGTCAATCACCACAAGACCTTTCGTAAGCCAACTACACTGGAAGGGCTCCAGGCTGGGACTAAA GTGACCATTAGAGCATGTCCAGTTCACAAAAAAACTACAGGTCTAACAGGTCATAAAACAATTAAAGACACAGAGAGGCGCATCAGCACCACTCAGCCTAATCAAACTGCTACTGAGCAGAAGCCAATGGTAGCACAAAGCAGTGGACATGCTAAAAAGCAGATCACCAAAATGTATGGATTCCTTACAAAGTTCCAGGAGTACAG AGCATTGTTAGGGAGACAAAGGTGTGTGGAGTGCACTTTTGATATCCCAGATTTTGCCAATCACTATCCCACATATGTCCACTGTTCCTTGTGCACATACAGCACATGCTGTTCCCGTGCATATGCAAACCACATGATCAA CAATCATGTTTCAAGCAGAACTCCTAAAGCCCGTTCTAAAAAGGGATCTTTGAG TTGGTTAAAGCTAACATGTGTTTGGTGTAACTACAAGACTTCTCAGGGAGACCTGATGGCTAAACACTTGGCCCAGTTCCCAAATCACTCTCGCTGTGTTTTCAGTCTAAAAG AGTGTCTGGAGACTGATATTGAATTCTGccaggtggaggaggaggaggaggaggagaaagtggAAGGAGCTAATGATGTTGAGGCAAAGCCTGACTGGTTGTCCATGGAGAACTGGAGCGTTCCAAGTGATGGAGGATCTGTGCCAGAGTTTACAGACAGCAGTGGGCCACAGCATTCAATGTCTAAAAGCAGTGATGTCCTTGAGTATTTTCAGCTGTTATTCCCCGACATTCTCATGGAGCAGATTGCTAAGGAGACCAATGCTTATGCTGAGTATCAGCGTTATGTAGGCAGAGGAGATCCCACTTGGCAGTCTCTTACTAGTGAAGAGGTCAAAGGCTTCATAGGCCTGTCTATTCTGATGGGACTGCAGGTCCTTCCAGAGCCAGATATGTATTGGTCTTGGGAGCATTATCATGGCTGTTCCACATTTTACAGGACCATGTCTGCAGCACGCTTCAAGCAGGTCAGCCTGCATATTCGGATGAACAGCATGCTTGAAAAAGAGGACCACCACAATGGAGACAAGCTGTCTTTCTTCCAGCCCATGTTGAAAACCCTGGAGACTAGCATGCGCAAAGCTTACAAGCCAAACAAATGTTTGACTATTGATCGAACTTTACTGAGATCTCATGAAAATGCAGCTGATAGGGAGAAGTGTAGAAACTCTCAACCACAAATATGGCTCTTATGTGATTCAAAGTCAGGGTACTGTCACAAGATGTTAATtttgacaaaacagaaaaagaacaaagacTTGGGGAGTTTGGTTGTGCCATATCTTGTAAAGGGCCTTGAAAGTAGACATCATCAGATATTCATGTCAAGCCTGCTAGCAAGTATTCCCCTAATGAAGGAGTTGCACAAAAAGAACATATACTgctccagctccagctccaCATGCAGCACAGTCCTTCCAAGAGAATTCTGGGATCAGCCTGCATTGAAGAACACTGGGGATTATGTTCAATTTGAGCACCCACCTGTACTGGTTACCAGATGGAAAGATGCAAAAGAGATGGTCTGCATTTCTACAAATGCTGTCGCTGGCCAGCCAGACAAAGTTTGGAGGAGGTCCACCAGTAAGGCAGGGGAACTCGCCACCATTTCAAGACCACTGGTGTTTAAGTTGCTACAAGATAACATGCGTGGTGTGGACATCTGCAGTCAGCTCCTGGCCTGCAACCAGCTAGGAGGATTGGTCCTGGACACAAACTGGCGTCGTCTTTTCTGGTTCTTTGTCAACTTGAGTATCATTAACTCCTTTATTGTACTTCGAGAGACTCGGAAAGGCAACCCACCCACATGGCTTCAGGGAGGCCACTTCTCTCAGGCTAACTACCGAAAACGCTTGGGATACCAGCTGGCCAAGTGTGCTGAAAGACAAGCTCTTCAGAAGGAAATGAACAGTGACCAGTTGCATCAGCAGAGACATGAGG GTAACCCTGAAATTGGGAGTGTGGAGCCTATGAg GCAACATACTTCAGCTATGCAGGACACCATTACTCCTACAAACTTTTCCGATAGCTTGGCACTGGAGGATACCTCTGGGATAAATGAAGATGTTGATCAAGAATTGGCCCCTCTGGGGTCATCAGATTCAGAAATGGAGACCGATGACAGTAGTCAGCAAGAGCCTGTTGAGATCAGAGATGAGCACAAAGGCAAGGAGTCTGCAGCCAAGCCGAATTCTCCGATTTCTATCAAAGAAACCGAGGACATGCTGTCTCCGCATCAGCTCAGAATTATACTGTTTGCATTGTGCTCTGGAATACAGAAAGCAGCCAAGGATATGAGCACAGAACCTCAGCTCATTAGGACTTGGCttcaagaaaaagagaaaagactaGACTGTGAGAGTCAAGACAGTAACAGTGGAGAGGCTGTGGAGCATTTGGTGGAGTGGGTTCTAGTCCAGCGGGAGCAGCAGAATCCCATCAGAgaggagattttttttcagaaagctTCTGAGATACACAATCAGATTAATCAAAACAGCTCCTTCTGTATTTCATATGACTGGGCAGTGACCTTTATGCTACAACATAAGCTGGGCCTGCACAATAATGAAATGCCTTGTCATCAGCTACCAAGCAGAATGGAGGAAAATTGCAGAGATTTCACAGAGTTTGTTCATAGAcagattaaaacacacaatgttcCTCTTTCAGCTGTTGGTGCTATGGATGAGCTTTCAATTTTTGTTGACTTTGACCAAATTGTCAATAGTTCAGGCTCTTCCAAAGACTCAGCATTCCAATTAGAGGGCACTGGGAAACCATGGATGAACATTTACCTGTCAGTTCTTGCAGATGGTACATTGTTGCCGACAATGCTGTTTATTAAAGGCACATCTTTAGATAGTTATAGCAAAGAGCTGTCAGACTTAGTTCAAATTAAAGCGAGAGTTGAAGGTTTCTCAGAAAAAGAAGAACTAGAGATCTGGTCTGCTAATGTATGGCAGCGGTATTTAAACTCTCACAATGAGAATAAGGCTATGCTAGTTATTGATGGCCATCATAGCCACATGACAGAAGGCTTCCTATCCACCTTAAATGGAACCCAGACCTTACCTATGGTTATTCCATCTGGGTGCAGCAGCCATCGGCAGCCTCTGGAaatgtgtgtgcgccctgtgctGAAAAAGTTCTTGCTATGTCGTTGGTCTCATTTAGTCATCCAAAACAGAACAGGGGAGATGAAGCCTGAAGGCCTGGTTCACCTTCTTGTGTCGTGGTTAGAGGAGGCCTTGGCTTGTTGTGCTGGTAGACCTCAAGTGATTCAGCACTCATTCTGCCACTCCAGACTGATCACAAACCAAGAAGAATGTAATATGGACACTGATGCTCAGTTGAAACTTGTTAATACGTTGACAGAAGCCATGCTTGGGCCTGAAGCGATAAATTCTGTCTCAAAGGAAGAGGCCATAGAGAAACATGTTGAAGGCATCctggagaaaagagaaaaagtaataaatggaaataaaagtgTTGTTGAACAGGCTGAACGAGAAATACTTGGAGAAACTGAGAAGGAAGGCAGAACAGGGAGTGAGAGAATGGAGACAAAACAACAAGCACTGGCAACAATGAATGAAGGATTAGAGGTGTCAAGTGAGACTTCAAAGTGTTCTCCCCTTCTTCCTGATAACTCCTCACAGTCACAAGCTGTACACCatgttgatgagagagaggagCTTTTAGAACCCTGTCAGGACCTTGTTACAACACAGACAGATGTTGGATCCAGTTGTTGA